A genomic region of Candidatus Pseudomonas phytovorans contains the following coding sequences:
- a CDS encoding FMN-binding glutamate synthase family protein has translation MSEQFPPVLRESATFDRLTIQEIQRAAETGIYDIRGGGTKRRVPHFDDLLLLGASVSRYPLEGYREKCGTDVVLGNRFAKKPIHLKIPVTIAGMSFGALSANAKEALGRGATIAGTSTTTGDGGMTPEERGQSQHLVYQYLPSRYGMNPDDLRKADAIEIVLGQGAKPGGGGMLLGMKVTERVAGMRTLPIGVDQRSACRHPDWTGPDDLAIKIAEIREITDWEKPIYVKIGASRPYYDVKLAVKAGADVIVLDGMQGGTAATQEVFIEHVGIPILPAIPQAVQALQEMGMHRKVQLIVSGGIRNGADVAKAMALGADAVAIGTAALIALGDNHPRLDSELKKIGSAAGFYDDWQNGRDPAGITTQDPELSKRLNPEEAGRRLANYLRVLVLEAQTMARACGKSHLHNLDPEDLVALTVEAAAMARVPLAGTAWVPGQAQY, from the coding sequence ATGAGCGAGCAATTCCCCCCGGTACTGCGTGAGTCGGCCACCTTCGATCGCCTGACCATCCAGGAAATCCAGCGTGCTGCCGAAACCGGCATCTACGACATTCGCGGTGGCGGCACCAAGCGCCGTGTGCCGCACTTTGACGACCTGTTACTGCTGGGCGCCAGCGTGTCGCGCTACCCCCTGGAAGGCTACCGCGAGAAGTGCGGCACCGACGTGGTGCTTGGCAACCGCTTTGCGAAAAAGCCGATCCACCTGAAAATCCCGGTGACCATCGCCGGCATGAGCTTTGGCGCGCTGTCGGCCAACGCCAAGGAAGCGCTGGGCCGTGGTGCGACCATCGCCGGTACCAGCACCACCACCGGCGACGGTGGCATGACCCCGGAAGAGCGCGGCCAGTCGCAGCACCTGGTGTATCAGTACCTGCCATCGCGCTACGGCATGAACCCCGACGACCTGCGCAAAGCCGATGCTATCGAGATCGTCCTCGGGCAGGGCGCCAAGCCGGGCGGTGGCGGCATGCTGCTGGGCATGAAGGTGACCGAGCGGGTGGCCGGCATGCGCACCTTGCCCATTGGCGTGGACCAGCGCAGTGCTTGCCGCCACCCGGACTGGACAGGGCCGGACGACCTGGCGATCAAGATTGCCGAGATCCGCGAGATCACCGACTGGGAAAAACCCATCTACGTGAAGATCGGCGCCAGCCGCCCGTACTACGACGTCAAGCTGGCGGTGAAGGCCGGTGCTGATGTGATCGTGCTCGACGGCATGCAGGGCGGTACCGCAGCGACTCAGGAAGTGTTCATCGAGCACGTCGGCATCCCGATCCTGCCGGCCATCCCGCAGGCAGTGCAGGCGCTGCAGGAAATGGGCATGCACCGCAAGGTGCAGCTGATCGTCTCTGGCGGTATCCGCAACGGTGCCGACGTGGCCAAGGCCATGGCCCTGGGCGCAGATGCAGTGGCCATTGGTACGGCGGCGCTGATTGCCTTGGGTGACAACCACCCGCGACTGGACAGCGAGCTGAAGAAGATTGGCTCGGCGGCAGGTTTCTATGACGACTGGCAGAACGGCCGTGACCCGGCAGGCATCACTACCCAGGACCCGGAGCTATCCAAGCGGCTGAACCCGGAAGAGGCGGGGCGCCGGTTGGCCAACTACCTGCGGGTGCTGGTGCTGGAGGCGCAGACCATGGCGCGCGCGTGTGGCAAGTCGCACCTGCACAACCTTGACCCTGAGGACCTGGTGGCGTTGACCGTGGAAGCGGCGGCCATGGCGCGGGTGCCGTTGGCGGGTACCGCGTGGGTGCCGGGGCAGGCGCAGTACTGA
- a CDS encoding LysR family transcriptional regulator — MTPEQLITFATVAEHGNISHAAQSLHLSQPAVSGQLKLLQEAFGEPLYQRAGRGVRLTAAGEQLLAHAERLRETFRQAQALREAMRGLERGTLRIGASTTPASYLLPYLIADFHASHPDVLVTTSHGNTAEIVAALDSVDIALIEGPPGQELPLGTQVTAWREDEIVAIVPSGHPLAGADQQTLASLGAYPLVLRESGSGVRQIVERAFARDGVAMRVALEIAGVEGVKEAVRAGMGVGFVSAMSIRHEDGALHRLQVVPQALVRRFSILMPHAATPSRAAARFLELCIDLH; from the coding sequence ATGACCCCAGAACAGCTGATAACGTTTGCCACTGTTGCCGAGCACGGCAACATCAGCCATGCGGCCCAGTCCCTGCATTTGTCGCAACCGGCCGTGTCCGGCCAGCTCAAGCTGCTGCAGGAGGCCTTTGGCGAGCCGCTTTACCAGCGTGCCGGCCGTGGCGTGCGGTTGACCGCAGCCGGCGAGCAACTGCTGGCCCATGCCGAGCGCCTGCGCGAAACCTTCCGCCAGGCCCAGGCACTGCGTGAGGCCATGCGGGGGTTGGAGCGCGGTACCTTGCGGATCGGTGCCAGTACCACGCCCGCCAGTTACCTGCTGCCGTACCTGATCGCCGATTTCCACGCCAGCCACCCGGACGTGCTGGTGACTACGTCCCACGGCAACACGGCGGAGATCGTCGCTGCGCTGGACAGTGTCGACATCGCCCTGATCGAAGGACCGCCCGGGCAGGAACTGCCGTTGGGGACGCAAGTGACCGCCTGGCGCGAGGACGAGATCGTTGCCATCGTGCCCAGTGGCCATCCGCTGGCTGGCGCAGATCAGCAAACCCTGGCGTCGCTGGGCGCCTACCCGTTGGTGTTGCGCGAGAGCGGTTCGGGTGTACGGCAGATCGTCGAGCGGGCGTTTGCCCGCGATGGTGTGGCGATGCGCGTAGCCCTGGAAATTGCCGGGGTGGAAGGGGTGAAGGAGGCGGTGCGTGCGGGAATGGGGGTTGGCTTTGTGTCGGCAATGTCGATCCGTCATGAGGATGGGGCATTGCACCGGTTGCAGGTTGTCCCCCAGGCGTTGGTCAGGCGGTTCTCAATATTGATGCCGCATGCGGCCACGCCGTCGAGAGCGGCGGCGAGATTTCTTGAATTGTGTATAGACCTGCATTAG
- a CDS encoding YeiH family protein, with translation MATVPSNHAITPTLSTRGRLNGILFVALFALAVTQLAALPAIANLGISPLIVGIVAGALYGNALRDGVPASWAAGINFSARGLLRIAVAFFGLRVSLQEIAEVGWSGLIVSLLVVSSTLLIGLWCGMKLLKLDRDTALLTAAGSAICGAAAVLAFESALRSAPHKSAMAVGSVVLFGTLSMFLYPLAINAGWLHLDTLGAGLFLGGTLHEVAQVVGAASNVSPEATHIATIVKMTRVMLLVPVLLVVGLWISRSRKTGLAQGNGRIAMPWFAFGFLALVLVNSLQVLPGSVTQAVNSLDTFALTMAMTALGMETRFSQIRQAGPRALATGAILNLWLVGGGLAITLGVQKLLG, from the coding sequence ATGGCCACGGTTCCGTCCAACCACGCTATTACGCCTACCCTCTCTACCCGAGGGCGGCTCAATGGCATCCTGTTCGTCGCGCTGTTCGCACTGGCGGTCACTCAGCTGGCCGCCCTGCCCGCCATCGCCAACCTGGGCATCAGCCCGTTGATCGTCGGCATCGTTGCTGGCGCGCTGTACGGCAACGCCTTGCGCGATGGTGTACCGGCCAGCTGGGCTGCCGGCATCAACTTTTCCGCCCGCGGCCTGCTGCGCATTGCCGTGGCCTTCTTTGGCCTGCGCGTCAGCCTGCAGGAAATTGCCGAAGTCGGCTGGTCGGGGCTGATCGTGTCGTTGCTGGTGGTTTCAAGCACGCTGCTGATCGGCCTGTGGTGCGGCATGAAGTTGCTCAAGCTGGACCGCGATACCGCCCTGCTGACCGCCGCTGGCAGCGCCATCTGCGGCGCCGCCGCCGTGCTGGCCTTCGAGTCGGCATTGCGCAGTGCCCCGCACAAAAGCGCCATGGCAGTCGGCAGCGTGGTGCTGTTCGGCACCTTGTCGATGTTCCTGTACCCGCTGGCCATCAACGCCGGCTGGCTGCACCTGGACACCCTGGGGGCGGGGCTGTTCCTGGGCGGTACCCTTCACGAAGTCGCCCAGGTGGTGGGCGCAGCAAGTAACGTCAGCCCTGAAGCCACCCATATCGCCACCATCGTCAAGATGACCCGGGTAATGCTGCTGGTGCCGGTACTGCTGGTGGTAGGCCTGTGGATCAGCCGCTCGCGCAAAACCGGCCTGGCGCAGGGCAACGGGCGCATTGCGATGCCCTGGTTCGCCTTCGGGTTCCTTGCACTGGTCCTGGTGAATTCACTGCAGGTACTGCCGGGTAGCGTGACCCAGGCGGTGAACAGCCTCGACACCTTTGCCCTGACCATGGCCATGACGGCGCTGGGGATGGAAACGCGCTTCAGCCAGATTCGCCAGGCCGGCCCACGGGCGCTGGCTACCGGGGCAATTCTGAACCTGTGGCTGGTTGGGGGTGGTTTGGCGATTACCCTGGGTGTGCAGAAGCTGTTGGGCTGA
- a CDS encoding glutamine amidotransferase family protein has product MCGIVGLYLKKPELEAQLGKLFEPMLQAMTDRGPDSAGFAIYGDEVADGWVKLTLQATDISYPWATLMGQLEGCLGCSLDWFQNASAAVLKVHTDEASARAALAELAPGVRIMSAGQSIEILKGMGLPAEISSRFGLAGMKGSHIIGHTRMATESAVTMEGSHPFSTGADLCLVHNGSLSNHFRLRQELKREGISFETDNDTEVAAGYLTWRLQQGDSLAQALDGALEDLDGFFTFAIGTRNGFAVIRDPIACKPAVLAETEDYVAMASEYQALAGLPGIENAKVWEPAPATLYVWERESA; this is encoded by the coding sequence ATGTGTGGAATCGTAGGTCTGTACCTGAAAAAGCCCGAGCTGGAAGCACAGCTTGGCAAGCTCTTCGAACCCATGCTCCAGGCCATGACCGACCGTGGCCCGGACAGCGCCGGCTTCGCCATCTATGGCGACGAAGTGGCCGATGGCTGGGTCAAGCTGACCCTGCAGGCCACTGACATCAGCTACCCCTGGGCCACCCTGATGGGCCAGCTGGAAGGCTGCCTGGGCTGCTCACTGGACTGGTTCCAGAACGCCAGCGCCGCCGTGCTCAAGGTGCACACGGATGAAGCCTCTGCCCGCGCGGCGTTGGCCGAGCTGGCCCCCGGTGTACGCATCATGAGCGCCGGGCAGAGCATCGAAATCCTCAAGGGCATGGGCTTGCCCGCGGAGATTTCCAGCCGCTTCGGCCTGGCCGGCATGAAGGGCAGCCACATCATCGGCCACACCCGCATGGCCACCGAAAGCGCAGTGACCATGGAAGGCAGCCACCCGTTCTCCACCGGCGCCGACCTGTGCCTGGTGCACAACGGCTCGCTGTCCAACCACTTCCGCCTGCGCCAGGAACTCAAGCGCGAAGGCATCAGCTTCGAGACCGACAACGACACCGAAGTGGCCGCCGGCTACCTGACCTGGCGCCTGCAGCAGGGCGACAGCCTGGCCCAGGCCCTGGATGGCGCGCTGGAAGACCTGGACGGTTTCTTCACTTTTGCCATCGGCACCCGCAACGGTTTTGCGGTGATCCGTGACCCGATTGCCTGCAAGCCGGCCGTGCTGGCCGAGACCGAAGACTACGTGGCCATGGCCTCGGAATACCAGGCGCTGGCCGGTCTGCCGGGCATCGAAAACGCCAAGGTCTGGGAACCGGCCCCGGCCACGCTTTACGTCTGGGAGCGCGAAAGCGCCTGA
- a CDS encoding protein glxC, with translation MKTIDLSSTSVRVLNQSLHGEVQDLEWQVTHPGGKHNLAVGINAAVAVDIEGHAGYYCAGMNQQASVTVHGNVGVGVAENMMSGSVRVKGSASQAAGATAHGGLLVIEGDAGARCGISMKGVDIVVGGSIGHMSCFMGQAGRLVVCGDAGDALGDSLYEVRIYVKGSVQSLGSDCIEKEMRAEHLQELQELLNKAGLDHKAADFKRYGSARQLYNFKVDNASAY, from the coding sequence ATGAAGACGATCGACCTTTCCAGCACTTCGGTGCGTGTGCTCAACCAGTCCCTGCACGGCGAGGTGCAGGACCTCGAATGGCAAGTGACCCACCCTGGCGGGAAGCACAACCTGGCTGTGGGTATCAACGCCGCCGTGGCCGTGGATATCGAAGGCCATGCCGGCTACTACTGCGCCGGCATGAACCAACAGGCCAGCGTCACCGTACACGGCAACGTGGGTGTGGGTGTGGCCGAGAACATGATGTCCGGCTCGGTGCGGGTCAAGGGCAGTGCCTCCCAGGCCGCTGGTGCCACCGCCCATGGCGGGCTGCTGGTGATCGAGGGCGATGCCGGTGCCCGTTGCGGTATTTCCATGAAAGGCGTGGACATTGTTGTGGGCGGCAGCATCGGCCACATGAGCTGCTTCATGGGCCAGGCCGGGCGGCTGGTGGTGTGTGGCGACGCCGGCGATGCGCTGGGCGACTCGCTGTATGAGGTGCGCATCTACGTCAAGGGCTCGGTGCAGTCGCTGGGCTCGGACTGCATCGAGAAAGAAATGCGCGCCGAACACCTGCAAGAGCTGCAGGAACTGCTGAACAAGGCCGGCCTGGACCACAAGGCCGCCGATTTCAAACGCTACGGCTCGGCCCGCCAGCTGTACAACTTCAAAGTCGACAACGCCAGCGCGTACTGA
- the glnT gene encoding type III glutamate--ammonia ligase has translation MLPAETQRTLDQHGIKYVLAQFVDIHGSAKTKSVPVSGLKMVAEEGAGFAGFAICGMGMEPHGPDFMARGDLSTLIPVPWQPGYGRVVCVGHVNGQPWPYDTRHVLQQQVQRLADKGWTLNTGLEPEFSLFRRDQGGKLQLVDASDNLDKPCYDYKGLSRSRLFLEKLTEALQPVGFDIYQIDHEDANGQFEINYTYSDAMESADRFTFFRMAAGEIANDLGMICSFMPKPDPKRAGNGMHFHLSLASSTHKNLFHDPSDSSGMGLSKLAYHFAAGLMAHGPALCAFAAPTVNSYKRLVVGRSLSGSTWAPAFVAWGANNRSAMVRIPYGRLEFRLPDAGCNPYLVTAAIIAAGLDGIDRQLEPGEMCNENLYNLSLEEIAARGIKTLPQSLKEAADALEADPLFREVLGAEIVDEFIKLKRMEWVEYCRHVSDWEIQRYTEFF, from the coding sequence ATGTTGCCAGCAGAAACCCAGCGCACCCTCGACCAACACGGCATCAAATACGTGCTGGCGCAGTTCGTCGATATCCATGGTTCGGCGAAGACCAAATCGGTGCCGGTATCGGGCCTGAAGATGGTAGCCGAGGAGGGTGCCGGTTTTGCCGGGTTCGCCATCTGCGGCATGGGCATGGAACCGCACGGCCCGGACTTCATGGCTCGCGGCGATCTGTCCACCTTGATCCCGGTGCCGTGGCAGCCAGGTTATGGCCGGGTGGTGTGCGTGGGCCATGTGAATGGCCAGCCTTGGCCCTACGACACCCGCCATGTGTTGCAGCAGCAGGTGCAGCGCCTGGCCGACAAGGGCTGGACCCTGAACACCGGCCTTGAGCCCGAATTCAGCCTGTTCCGCCGCGACCAAGGCGGCAAGCTGCAACTGGTGGACGCCTCCGACAACCTCGACAAGCCCTGCTACGACTACAAGGGGCTGTCACGTTCGCGCCTGTTCCTTGAAAAGCTGACTGAAGCGCTGCAGCCGGTGGGCTTCGACATCTACCAGATCGATCATGAAGACGCCAACGGCCAGTTCGAGATCAATTACACCTACAGCGACGCCATGGAATCGGCCGACCGCTTCACCTTCTTCCGCATGGCCGCCGGCGAGATCGCCAACGACCTGGGCATGATCTGCTCGTTCATGCCAAAGCCCGACCCCAAGCGCGCGGGTAACGGCATGCACTTTCACCTGTCGCTGGCCAGCAGCACCCACAAGAACCTGTTCCACGACCCGTCCGACAGCAGCGGGATGGGCCTGTCGAAACTGGCCTATCACTTTGCCGCAGGGTTGATGGCCCACGGCCCGGCGTTGTGCGCCTTTGCGGCACCCACGGTCAACTCCTACAAGCGCCTGGTGGTGGGCCGTTCGTTGTCCGGTTCTACGTGGGCCCCGGCCTTCGTCGCCTGGGGGGCCAACAACCGTTCGGCGATGGTGCGCATTCCTTATGGTCGCCTGGAGTTCCGCCTGCCGGACGCCGGGTGCAACCCGTACCTGGTCACCGCCGCGATCATCGCCGCGGGCCTCGATGGCATCGACCGCCAGCTGGAACCGGGCGAGATGTGCAATGAAAACCTCTACAACCTGAGCCTTGAAGAAATTGCCGCACGCGGCATCAAGACCCTGCCGCAATCGCTGAAAGAGGCCGCCGACGCGCTCGAAGCCGACCCGTTGTTCCGCGAGGTGCTGGGCGCCGAGATCGTCGACGAGTTCATCAAGCTCAAGCGCATGGAGTGGGTGGAGTACTGCCGCCACGTTTCCGACTGGGAAATCCAGCGTTACACCGAATTCTTCTGA
- a CDS encoding helix-turn-helix domain-containing protein, whose protein sequence is MSTQTEPRLRLEQYLGLQIKRQRQAQSLKLADVARIAGISQGMLSKIENAQVSTSLDTLSRLCDVLGMPMAKLFSQYDQPDGNALLVKAGEGLEVVRRGTEKGHTYHLLNHARGPKKNFEAYMVSMDDASEEFPTFAHPGTEFLHLLEGELVYRHGNQLYHMHAGDSLTFDGETPHGPEQLVQVPIRLLSIMNYGDE, encoded by the coding sequence ATGTCGACCCAAACCGAACCGCGCCTTCGCCTGGAGCAGTACCTGGGCCTGCAGATCAAGCGCCAGCGCCAGGCCCAGTCCCTCAAGCTCGCCGATGTGGCGCGCATTGCCGGCATCAGCCAGGGCATGCTGAGCAAGATCGAGAACGCCCAGGTGTCCACCAGCCTCGACACTCTCAGCCGCCTGTGCGACGTACTGGGCATGCCGATGGCCAAGCTGTTCAGCCAATATGACCAGCCCGACGGCAATGCGCTGCTGGTAAAGGCTGGCGAAGGGCTGGAAGTGGTGCGCCGCGGCACCGAAAAGGGCCACACCTACCACTTGCTCAATCACGCCAGGGGGCCGAAGAAGAATTTCGAGGCCTATATGGTGAGCATGGACGACGCCAGCGAAGAGTTCCCGACCTTTGCCCACCCTGGTACCGAGTTCCTCCATTTGCTGGAGGGCGAGCTGGTGTACCGCCATGGCAACCAGCTCTACCACATGCACGCTGGCGACAGCCTGACCTTCGACGGCGAAACCCCGCACGGCCCGGAGCAGCTGGTACAGGTGCCCATACGCCTGCTGTCGATCATGAACTACGGCGACGAGTGA
- a CDS encoding cytosine permease, protein MTSAANSAPLIEKHTIGYVPPQDRHGKVRDLFTLWFGGNIAPLPIVTGALGVQLFHLNLIWGIVAILVGHLVGGVLMALHSAQGPQMGIPQMIQSRAQFGTLGALLVVVIAGVMYIGFFASNIVLAGKSLHGVVEAVPVPVGIVIGALGSGIIGIIGYRFIHVLNRIGTWVLGIGIVVGFAYIFTHVQSDDFLTRGGFNLAGWLATVSLAALWQIAFAPYVSDYSRYLPADVKVSSTFWTTYLGSALGSSLSFIFGAVAVLAIPAGMDTMDAVKLATGTLGPIMLVLFLLSVISHNALNLYGAVLSIITLVQTFAYRWIPTAKSRAVLSLIVLSACSVVAVFASADFIGHFVDMVLVLLVVLVPWTAINLIDFYAIHKGDYDIQSIFQVDGGIYGRYNPQALIAYAVGIAVQIPFMNTPLYVGPISEHINGADLSWLVGLAVTSPLYWWLASRDSAYRRRQTSAKLAMGH, encoded by the coding sequence ATGACCAGTGCAGCCAATTCGGCACCCCTCATAGAAAAACACACGATCGGCTACGTGCCCCCGCAAGACCGCCATGGAAAGGTAAGGGATCTGTTCACACTGTGGTTCGGCGGCAACATTGCGCCGCTGCCCATCGTCACCGGCGCGCTGGGCGTGCAGCTGTTTCACCTGAACCTGATCTGGGGCATCGTTGCCATCCTGGTCGGCCACTTGGTCGGTGGTGTGCTGATGGCGCTGCACTCGGCACAAGGCCCGCAAATGGGCATCCCGCAGATGATCCAGAGCCGCGCCCAGTTCGGCACCCTCGGTGCGCTGCTGGTGGTGGTGATCGCCGGGGTCATGTACATCGGTTTCTTCGCCTCCAACATCGTCCTCGCCGGCAAGTCGCTGCATGGTGTGGTCGAGGCCGTACCGGTGCCGGTGGGCATCGTTATCGGTGCGTTGGGGTCGGGCATCATCGGCATCATCGGCTACCGCTTCATCCATGTGCTCAACCGTATCGGCACCTGGGTGCTGGGCATCGGTATCGTGGTCGGTTTCGCTTACATCTTCACCCATGTGCAAAGCGACGACTTCCTCACCCGCGGCGGCTTCAACCTGGCCGGCTGGCTGGCCACCGTGTCGCTGGCGGCGCTGTGGCAGATTGCCTTCGCGCCTTATGTATCGGACTACTCGCGCTACCTGCCGGCAGATGTGAAAGTCAGCTCGACCTTCTGGACCACCTACCTGGGCTCGGCCCTGGGTTCGAGCCTGTCGTTCATCTTCGGCGCCGTGGCGGTACTGGCAATCCCGGCCGGCATGGACACCATGGATGCGGTCAAGCTGGCCACCGGCACCCTGGGCCCGATCATGCTGGTGCTGTTCCTGCTCAGCGTGATCAGCCATAACGCCCTGAACCTGTACGGCGCGGTGCTTTCGATCATCACCCTGGTGCAAACCTTCGCCTACCGCTGGATCCCCACCGCCAAAAGCCGCGCCGTGCTGTCGCTGATCGTGCTGTCGGCCTGCAGCGTGGTGGCGGTGTTCGCCTCGGCGGACTTCATCGGCCACTTCGTCGACATGGTGCTGGTGCTGCTGGTGGTGCTGGTGCCGTGGACGGCGATCAACCTGATCGACTTCTACGCCATCCACAAAGGTGACTACGACATCCAGTCGATCTTCCAGGTTGATGGCGGTATTTATGGGCGCTACAACCCGCAAGCGCTGATCGCCTATGCGGTGGGCATCGCGGTGCAGATCCCGTTCATGAACACGCCACTGTACGTCGGGCCGATTTCCGAGCACATCAACGGGGCTGACTTGTCTTGGCTGGTCGGGCTGGCGGTGACCTCGCCGCTGTATTGGTGGCTGGCCAGCCGTGACAGTGCCTACCGTCGTCGGCAGACGAGCGCCAAGTTGGCCATGGGGCACTGA
- a CDS encoding ammonium transporter, whose product MKHLTLAVMLLALTSRAQAAEPVLDTGNTAWMICAAMFVLMMCIPGLALFYGGMVRAKNFLSVFTQLFAVAGVIGILWVLFGYSLVVDTSGMVEGQLTLNSFIGGLDKALMLDIGHDSLVGTIPEGVFAVFQLTFAIITPALIAGGFAERMKFSASLLFMAAWFVLVYAPIAHMVWGGPGALMVNWGVLDFAGGTAVHINSGVAALAAALMLGKRKGYPQVAMPPHNLGFTLVGAGLLWVGWFGFNVGSGLAANEGAGVVMLATMVAACAGIVGWLLTEKVMHGRPTALGAASGALAGLVGITPACAFVGPLGALVIGLLTGAICFFAVTRLKQVLGYDDSLDVFGLHGVGGMVGAILTGVFAAPALGGYVEGVSPIGQALVQLKGVAFTFIYCFVVSWAILGAIKLTIGLRASREEEEQGLDLAEHNERAYNL is encoded by the coding sequence ATGAAGCACCTCACCCTCGCTGTAATGTTGTTAGCCCTGACTTCCCGGGCCCAGGCCGCCGAACCTGTCCTGGACACCGGCAACACCGCCTGGATGATCTGCGCCGCAATGTTCGTGCTGATGATGTGCATCCCGGGCCTGGCGCTGTTCTACGGCGGCATGGTACGGGCCAAGAACTTCCTCTCGGTGTTTACCCAGTTGTTCGCCGTGGCCGGGGTGATCGGCATCCTCTGGGTGCTGTTCGGCTACAGCCTGGTGGTCGACACCAGCGGCATGGTCGAAGGCCAGCTCACCCTCAACAGTTTCATCGGGGGGCTGGACAAGGCACTGATGCTGGATATCGGCCATGACAGCCTGGTCGGCACCATCCCCGAGGGCGTGTTTGCAGTATTTCAGCTGACGTTCGCCATCATCACCCCGGCGCTGATTGCCGGGGGTTTTGCCGAACGCATGAAGTTCAGTGCCTCGCTGCTGTTCATGGCGGCGTGGTTCGTGCTGGTGTACGCGCCGATCGCCCATATGGTGTGGGGCGGGCCGGGGGCGCTGATGGTCAACTGGGGCGTGCTGGACTTCGCCGGTGGTACTGCGGTGCATATCAACTCCGGTGTGGCTGCCTTGGCTGCGGCGTTGATGCTGGGCAAGCGCAAGGGCTACCCGCAGGTGGCCATGCCGCCGCACAACCTCGGCTTTACCCTGGTGGGTGCGGGGCTGCTGTGGGTGGGCTGGTTCGGCTTCAACGTGGGGTCGGGGCTGGCGGCCAACGAGGGGGCGGGGGTGGTGATGCTGGCGACCATGGTGGCGGCTTGTGCCGGCATTGTCGGCTGGTTGCTGACCGAGAAGGTCATGCATGGTCGGCCAACCGCGCTTGGCGCGGCTTCTGGTGCGCTGGCCGGGTTGGTGGGTATCACGCCGGCCTGTGCCTTTGTCGGGCCACTTGGGGCCTTGGTGATCGGCTTGCTGACCGGGGCCATCTGCTTCTTTGCCGTCACCCGGTTGAAGCAAGTACTGGGTTATGACGACAGCCTGGATGTGTTCGGCCTGCATGGTGTAGGCGGCATGGTCGGGGCGATTCTGACCGGGGTGTTTGCGGCGCCGGCGCTGGGCGGCTACGTGGAGGGCGTTTCGCCGATCGGGCAGGCACTGGTGCAGTTGAAGGGGGTAGCATTCACGTTCATCTATTGCTTCGTGGTGAGTTGGGCGATTCTGGGTGCCATCAAACTGACCATCGGGCTGCGGGCCAGCCGGGAAGAGGAAGAGCAGGGGCTGGACCTTGCGGAGCACAATGAGCGGGCCTACAACCTCTGA
- a CDS encoding DMT family transporter, whose translation MIATSIPVAGAATGYRNALCVAHIAAVLFGLTGILGHLIEADASIITFGRATFAFIALGFVAGLKGTRLLDALTLRNLPILGLTGALLATHWVTFFIAVKVGGVAVATLGFASFPAFIAMIERGVFGQRIGAVQGLLLLMVTAGLVLVVPTFDLLDKGTIGLLWGLGSGLAFALLTVANRRNVSSMNAMQVAFWQNVVVAALVAPFAFTHLGSTSLAGSDWVNLALLGVFCTGLSQFLFVKSLEGLEARTAGMIIALEPVYAIIGAWWLFGDQPSLLMAAGAALIVLATLLAAARKAPAEQGDKSRCAH comes from the coding sequence ATGATCGCGACTTCAATCCCCGTAGCCGGTGCTGCCACCGGCTACCGTAACGCCCTGTGCGTTGCTCATATTGCCGCTGTGCTGTTCGGCCTGACCGGTATCCTCGGTCACCTGATCGAGGCCGACGCCAGCATCATCACCTTCGGCCGCGCCACATTCGCCTTCATTGCCCTGGGCTTTGTCGCCGGGCTCAAGGGTACACGCCTGCTCGATGCGCTGACCCTGCGCAACCTGCCGATACTCGGCCTGACCGGCGCCCTTCTGGCCACGCACTGGGTAACCTTCTTCATCGCTGTCAAAGTCGGTGGTGTGGCCGTGGCTACGCTGGGCTTCGCCAGCTTCCCGGCATTCATTGCCATGATTGAACGGGGCGTGTTTGGCCAGCGCATTGGTGCCGTGCAAGGCTTGCTGTTGCTGATGGTCACGGCGGGCCTGGTACTGGTGGTGCCGACCTTCGACCTGCTCGACAAAGGCACCATCGGCCTGCTCTGGGGCCTGGGCTCGGGCCTGGCATTCGCCCTGCTGACCGTGGCCAACCGCCGCAATGTCTCAAGCATGAACGCCATGCAAGTGGCCTTCTGGCAGAACGTGGTGGTGGCTGCGCTGGTGGCACCATTCGCCTTCACCCACCTAGGCAGCACCAGCCTGGCGGGCAGTGACTGGGTCAACCTGGCGCTGCTGGGGGTGTTCTGCACCGGGCTGTCGCAGTTCCTCTTCGTCAAGAGTCTGGAAGGCCTGGAAGCGCGCACAGCCGGCATGATCATCGCGCTGGAGCCGGTGTATGCAATCATCGGGGCCTGGTGGCTGTTTGGTGATCAGCCGAGCCTGCTCATGGCTGCGGGTGCTGCGTTGATTGTGCTGGCAACCCTTCTGGCGGCGGCACGCAAGGCACCGGCCGAGCAAGGCGATAAAAGCCGCTGCGCGCATTGA